aatatatattagtgaAAATTGACTAAAATACCAATCAAACCGTTAATAACCGATCAATTGATCGTTAAATTTACGtctaaaagccaaaaaaatttatgtgacatAATGATCTTCAGTTTTCACCACATGTAAGAAGGTAGGTGACCGTTTGCATGAATGCATCAATCTATATGTACACTTGCGAATCTTATAATTGGTTGATAACAAAAACCGCATTCAATTGACTTGATTTGTCGTCACATTATATTATGGACAATGAACAGTATTGGAAAGCAGACCCATGACTCATGAGAGGATCAGAAAACAGTTTTGACCAGTCCACTTTGTTAGATGAGCCAGCCAAGGTGACCACTGGTCACTTGTACCAGACACACAGGATTCCTCCATGGCTAACTGGGAAGAATTGGTGGTCTTCGAGGTCCTCCTCTATTATAAGCCACATTCAACTCTTATAAATTCTGTGTCCGTCCTCTAGCTGCCCCCAACACGTGAAACAAGTAAGGTCCAGCAAGGTTGTTATTTATTTCAATGACTGATAATGACACCATAGAAGTTTGTCCTTTAGACATTGAATATGTGCCTAATTTGGGGTTTCTAGTTCTATGtatacataaatttctcacatgaTGATAGAGTAAGTTGGACCAAATCTTTGCATATGGGCACAAGGGTGCTCCTACTGAAAATTGAACTCAAAACTTACCGAATCCATGCAGTTTGACCATAGAGAAATTCACCAACTGGGTTATCACCCTAATGATTTAGTAAGGTGGTTATTATTTAGGAAGGAAAATGAAAGCATGCTCATCAATCTCTCTACTGTCATATGGTTTGACCCTAGAGATATTCACTAATTGggtaggggtgacaaaactctgttCGATCCGAATGATTTAAATTTAACCGaccgaattaaatcaagtttggacataaattacATGTCCGTAATTTGGgttcaaacataacattttcATCTGGTTTAAAATAGGGTTAGCGTTTAAACATAGTAattttgttcgatttacttgttcaaaCCCTAACCgaattaatttattatccaATTTAGTTGTCCCGATTTAGATCAATCTAAGTTTGGTTAATTATATAAATAGAGtctgaatatgtaaatattttttaaacacGTGTTATTATCCGACCTAAAATCAACCCAGAGCCGAATTTTTGTCATCCATAACTGGGCTATCACTCTAGTGGATCAGTGGTTATTATTTAAGAAGGAAAATGAAAGCATGCTCATCAATCAATCAGTCAGAATGAGAAAGAGCCAGTTATAATTTTCTTAGAGACTTTGGAttctcatgaaaaaaaaataaattgacagAATCTGACACCCGCTTTTAGTAGTTTTTGTATTCTACGTTGTTTAGCAGATATGTTGGAGCTCGTACCACTGTAGATTCTGCACAAATAAACACCAAAGCCTGTGTCTTTTTCTCTTTATCTCTCATTGATTTCAGTCCCCTCTACAGTCCTTATAATGATACGAGGGAGCTGAGCTCTCCATGTCATTCTGCATTCACTCCTCCTTTGATGCTAATGGGAAAGAGGAGTGGTAGTTCCTGGTTTACAATAGTGAGGAAGGCCTTCAGGTCTCCTTCTAAGGAGAGTAATGAAAGGACTTGCAGAAGgagagaagaacaagaacaagatggAGAACTAGAAGAGAaggttaaaataataaaaactaactgttgatttcattatcatttgttgatttttgtgtgtttgagCTTCTGGGTTTTGTGCAGAAAAGAGAGAAACGAAGGTGGCTTTTCAGAAAGCAATCTAACACTCTTCGTGCTCCACAATGTGAAGAACCAAAGAGTGGTACTACTTTGGAGGCAGAGGAAAGGCAAGCAATAGCTGTGGCGGCAGCAACGGCGGAAGCTGCCATGGCGACAACACAAGCAGCTGTGAAGATTGTTAGGCTGGCTAGGAGGCCGTCAAGTTTTATTAGAGAACATTATGCTGCCATAGTTATTCAGACAGCTTTTAGAGGCTACATAGTAAGTGATGACAATTAATGGTCATTTTATGAATTCCcttgtttttgtgatttttcagTTTCTGAGAGTTTTGGATTGTGATTGGTGAAGGCAAGAAGAGCTCTACGTGCACTGAAGGGGATAGTGAAGCTCCAAGCATTAGTAAGAGGATATAATGTGAGAAAGCAAGCGAAGTTGACATTAAAATGCATAGAAGCTCTGGTTCGAGTGCAAGAGGAGGTGCGAGACCAACGTGCAAGGCTTTCACTTGAGGGAAGCAGAAAGTCTATGTTTTCTGAAACCAATGGTGGTTCATGGGATTCCAGATATCTACAAGACATCCGCGAGAGAAAGTCATTAGTAAGCTAGTGAAATATATCTTATGTTCATACTcatgaatctctctctctctctctctctctctctatatatatatatatatgtatgtaatggGTTTTGTGATTTTTAGTCCAGAGATGCAATTTCAGTATATGGTGAACAATACTATGATGACCGTCCACGTACAAGCGAGAAGATTGAAGCTTTACTACACAGTAGAAAAGAAGCTGCGCTGAAACGGGAGAAAGCACTTGCTTATGCTTTATCTAACCAGGTAATTTTGGTTCACTCATTCATATACGATTCTCTGGGTTGAGAGTTAGAACCAACCAACCAAGATATTTGATCTTGGTTTCATGGATTCGTCTGACTTTCGGGTCATTACCCGCATGGGTTTCGACCCAGTCTTATCTATCGCCAATGTGGTGTGGGTTTTTCTGACGACTCGAGTTTTACATCCACTCAGTTGTCCGATAGATATGTTAAGCTGGGTGGTTAttcgattaatttttttttagtatttggGATTTCGATGGTACATCATAGTTAGCTAATTAATCAATGTTTTCGATATGTTTGTATTAAGATAAGGAGATCCAGGAGGAACCCTTCTGCAGGAGATGAAATGGAGCTAGGAGATGGAACTAGATGGCTTGATCGATGGATGGCAACAAAGCAATTCGAGAGCAGAGCATCAACAGAAACCAGAGAACCCATAAAGACATTAGAAGTTGATATGTCCACACCTTACTCTTATTCAACCCCGAATCCCAAAAGAACATCACTTCACCAAAAACATTCGAATCAAACCGGTCACTACTTTCATCAAACACTTTGTACGCCATCTCCGAGGACAGAAAAAAGCTACTCTGTAGCACATACTCCTAGCTCAGCTGGCTCGAGACATTGGTTCAATGGGGGAATGGGGCGGTATGGACGAACTGGTGCAGTTGGGTCAACAATGCCAAACTACATGGCTGCCACTGCATCCACAAAGGCTAGAGTTCGACCACAAAGTGCACCAAGACAGAGACCTTCGACGCCAGAAAGAGAGCGAGAGCGAGAGCGAGAGCGAGGCGGATCATCAGCGAGGAAACGCTTGTCTTATCCAGCTCCAGAGCCTATTGACATTAACTACAACAACAGTTTTAGCCAGAACTTGAGAAGTCCCAGCTTCAAGAGTGTACAATGTGGCTACTATGGGGTGGAGCAACATTACTGTTATGCAGACAGTTTTGGTCTTGGAGGCCAAATTTCTCCATGTTCAACCACTGATCTAAGGTGGCTAAAATGATGATTAATCAGATGATGGATTGTTCTATCCATGTTCAGTAATTCATTTCGTATGTGGGTTTGGGCCCAATTACTTCTTGTAATGAATTGGGATGCCTCACATTGTGTAACCTTCTTTGTGATTGTTGCTTGGTTTATCAGGTTTGGATCATAATGAGATGGGGGGTTTGGATTTAGCTGATGCTGAAGTTATAGCAAAAAATAAAGGCTAAAAGTCATTAACACCCCAAATGATTTAGTACACTTTACTAACCCTTTAAAAATACGCTAGATTGACGGGTGTATTTAGTTAAAAATGGAGTGCATATTGCTCATCCTTAAACATTTCTATAGTCAAATCTTTATAGTCGCTAAATGAAAAAATCACCTTAAAACAATTTAGGCCCAAATAAAGCCCAACCGGAAGCTCCGAGTTGTATTGAAGGGTCAACATTGATGAAACCCTGTCTGAGAGTTGTATTGAAGGGTCAACATTGATGAAACCCTGTCTGACCCGGACGTTATCAGGCTGATCCCAATCGTGTTTTACCGATTTCGGGCCGGACCCTAATAAACAATTAACAGGGTCGAGTATAgggtatatattttataatttttcgaAGTCCCCCGATAACCCTATAAGAAAAAACATAATTAAGAGTTTCCGGGTGACCCGAGCCCCTATCCCGATAACCCTTAACAAGGTTATCGGTTCAGATTTGTGAGAAAAGCATACATTCCATTATGAGGTTGCTCTAGTGCCCAAATGTTGTGCAAGCGTACATTTTGCCTGTTTGGTAAAACGACCCTGCTATCGTATGAGCTAGCGGTAGACACTGTACCAAACGCCGTTTATGTTAGCtgatacattaaaaaaaatccattgtTGCCTCTTAATCTTTatgagcattctcaaagaatGCTCTGTAGTTCCCCACTCAAGCATTGCCAACATATCCAAATACAAgtgaatataaatatattaaataactcTGTAAATGATTTTGTCCATTGTGGCATGAAATATTAGCTGCCAGTTCTCCTCTAGATCAACAGGCAGACTATGATACTTGGACTTGGGTATGGGTGTTGGATGTGAGTACATATCCGTGTGCCTGGttcttcaaattgaaaactGTCATAAAGGGAGGCAAGGTAAAGTGAAAAGCCCAGGTATCATAGCTGACAGATGGTGGATGCACCA
This DNA window, taken from Tripterygium wilfordii isolate XIE 37 chromosome 20, ASM1340144v1, whole genome shotgun sequence, encodes the following:
- the LOC119987434 gene encoding protein IQ-DOMAIN 14-like codes for the protein MLMGKRSGSSWFTIVRKAFRSPSKESNERTCRRREEQEQDGELEEKKREKRRWLFRKQSNTLRAPQCEEPKSGTTLEAEERQAIAVAAATAEAAMATTQAAVKIVRLARRPSSFIREHYAAIVIQTAFRGYIARRALRALKGIVKLQALVRGYNVRKQAKLTLKCIEALVRVQEEVRDQRARLSLEGSRKSMFSETNGGSWDSRYLQDIRERKSLSRDAISVYGEQYYDDRPRTSEKIEALLHSRKEAALKREKALAYALSNQIRRSRRNPSAGDEMELGDGTRWLDRWMATKQFESRASTETREPIKTLEVDMSTPYSYSTPNPKRTSLHQKHSNQTGHYFHQTLCTPSPRTEKSYSVAHTPSSAGSRHWFNGGMGRYGRTGAVGSTMPNYMAATASTKARVRPQSAPRQRPSTPERERERERERGGSSARKRLSYPAPEPIDINYNNSFSQNLRSPSFKSVQCGYYGVEQHYCYADSFGLGGQISPCSTTDLRWLK